One segment of Castanea sativa cultivar Marrone di Chiusa Pesio chromosome 3, ASM4071231v1 DNA contains the following:
- the LOC142629543 gene encoding chitinase-like protein 1, with the protein MEYKCCALLTTALILVMLVNCNALQCARGSTCCAEGDAVPRVSIECPKCHVLKAKRCCVEGAITDCFQINQFEKMFSNHDSLEVESHANMAFWDYQSFITASAYFQPYGFGTTYINRKFTGTKEVAAFLAHVATKTSCVYNVTTKEPSASSLCHYKKTNSNSYYCDEQYKNTYPCTSGIAYYSRGALPIYWNYNYGEAGKELDVDLLNHPEYIEQNATLAFQVAIWRWMMPIKERQPSAHEVIIDYWKPNKNATLGKRVSGFGSTMNILYGDLVCGQGDNESMNNIIAHYLYYLDLMGVNQEEIGPNEVLSCAKQVVFNPFSSSSP; encoded by the exons atggagTATAAGTGCTGTGCACTCTTGACAACGGCATTGATATTAGTGATGCTTGTGAATTGTAACGCCTTACAATGTGCAAGGGGTTCAACATGCTGTGCCGAGGGGGATGCTGTGCCGAGGGTATCAATAGAATGTCCCAAGTGCCACGTGCTTAAAGCAAAAAGATGCTGTGTCGAGGGGGCCATTACTGACTGCTTCCAGATCAACCAGTTTGAGAAGATGTTCTCAAACCATGACTCCCTTGAGGTTGAGAGCCATGCAAATATGGCATTCTGGGACTACCAGTCTTTTATTACTGCCTCTGCTTACTTCCAGCCCTATGGCTTTGGTACTACGTACATCAACCGGAAGTTCACGGGAACCAAAGAAGTTGCAGCTTTTCTTGCCCATGTTGCCACCAAAACCTCCT GTGTATATAACGTGACCACTAAGGAACCATCAGCTTCAAGTTTATGCCATTACAAGAAAACGAATTCCAACTCATATTATTGTGATGAGCAGTACAAAAATACTTATCCATGCACTTCTGGAATTGCATATTACAGTCGGGGTGCTCTACCAATCTATTG GAACTACAATTACGGAGAAGCCGGTAAAGAACTGGATGTGGATTTGTTGAACCATCCGGAATATATTGAACAAAATGCCACCCTAGCTTTCCAAGTTGCAATTTGGAGATGGATGATGCCAATTAAGGAGCGCCAACCTTCAGCACACGAAGTCATTATTGACTATTGGAAACCCAACAAGAATGCAACCTTGGGCAAGCGAGTTTCAGGTTTTGGTTCTACCATGAATATACTCTATGGAGATCTGGTTTGCGGTCAAGGTGATAATGAGTCCATGAACAACATCATAGCTCATTACCTTTATTACCTTGATCTTATGGGTGTTAACCAAGAAGAAATAGGGCCTAATGAAGTGCTTAGTTGTGCTAAGCAGGTTGTTTTTAATCCATTTTCTTCCTCATCTCCTTGA